Proteins encoded by one window of Gouania willdenowi chromosome 4, fGouWil2.1, whole genome shotgun sequence:
- the cks2 gene encoding cyclin-dependent kinases regulatory subunit 2 has product MSKKQIFYSDKYNDDEFEYRHVVLPKQLSKLVPPSHLMAEEEWRGLGVQQSQGWIHYMVHKPEPHILLFRRPLPRED; this is encoded by the exons ATGTCGAAGAAACAAATCTTCTATTCCGACAAATACAACGACGACGAGTTCGAGTACAG ACATGTTGTGCTTCCGAAGCAGCTGTCCAAACTGGTGCCTCCCTCCCACCTAATGGCCGAGGAAGAGTGGAGAGGACTGGGTGTGCAGCAGAGCCAGGGCTGGATCCACTACATGGTACACAAACCAG AGCCACACATACTGCTTTTCAGACGACCCCTCCCCAGGGAGGACTAA